One Mucilaginibacter ginkgonis genomic region harbors:
- the tpiA gene encoding triose-phosphate isomerase — translation MRKKIVAGNWKMNLDYNEGISLFSEIVNMVNDEITGSQTAVVCSPFIHLYSIAQLAKGYSKIGIGAQNCHQAESGAYTGETSAKQVKSTGADYVILGHSERRQYFGENNELLAAKTDTALKNGLTPIFCIGETLDEREGNQHFDVIKTQLQEGVFHLSAEDFGKLVVAYEPVWAIGTGKTATSEQAQEIHAFIRKEIADKYNQQVADDTTILYGGSCNPKNAPELFAQADIDGGLIGGASLKSRDFLDIVKVFN, via the coding sequence ATGAGAAAGAAAATTGTTGCCGGCAACTGGAAAATGAACCTCGACTATAACGAGGGTATTTCATTATTCTCGGAGATCGTTAATATGGTAAACGACGAGATCACCGGCAGCCAGACTGCTGTAGTCTGCAGTCCGTTTATCCATTTATACAGTATTGCGCAACTGGCAAAAGGCTACAGCAAAATTGGCATTGGCGCGCAAAACTGCCATCAGGCAGAGTCGGGAGCCTATACCGGCGAAACATCTGCTAAGCAGGTAAAATCTACCGGTGCCGATTATGTGATCCTTGGCCACTCAGAACGCCGCCAGTATTTTGGTGAGAACAATGAACTGTTGGCCGCCAAAACAGACACCGCTTTGAAAAACGGTCTTACCCCTATTTTCTGCATTGGCGAAACCTTAGATGAGCGCGAAGGCAACCAACATTTCGATGTGATCAAAACCCAATTGCAAGAAGGTGTTTTCCATCTCTCGGCCGAAGATTTCGGCAAACTGGTTGTCGCTTACGAACCCGTTTGGGCAATAGGCACCGGCAAAACCGCAACATCAGAGCAGGCCCAAGAAATACACGCGTTCATACGCAAAGAGATCGCTGATAAATACAACCAGCAAGTTGCGGACGATACCACCATTTTGTATGGCGGCAGTTGTAACCCTAAAAACGCGCCCGAATTGTTTGCGCAGGCGGATATAGACGGCGGTTTAATAGGCGGCGCATCTTTAAAATCGCGCGATTTTCTGGACATCGTAAAGGTGTTTAATTAA
- the prmA gene encoding 50S ribosomal protein L11 methyltransferase, with protein sequence MDYYELVFTLQAEEYQKDLVIAALADLGFDTFEETDNGFKAYIPIATFNNGEMDTALAPFLNDFSFGYEVNLIPQTNWNKEWESNFSPMTVGDKVRVRATFHEPDPAFEHEIIIDPKMAFGTGHHETTTMMMAHLLKADLTDKTVLDMGAGTAILAILAAKLGAKEITAIDNDPVCYDSSIENSRLNDIDNIISICGSKEAIPDKQFDVILANINRNILVDQMQRYAKVLKHGGEIYFSGFYESPDLDIIKSEAAKYKMHYIAHKKMKDWVAAKFVKTNYNLNPQVDFKDLTTRQNQANFDFKLKFQIFF encoded by the coding sequence ATGGACTATTACGAATTAGTTTTTACCCTACAGGCCGAAGAGTATCAAAAAGACCTGGTTATCGCCGCATTGGCCGACTTAGGTTTTGATACTTTCGAGGAAACCGATAACGGCTTTAAAGCATACATCCCCATCGCCACTTTCAATAACGGCGAGATGGATACCGCTTTGGCCCCATTTCTGAACGACTTTTCTTTTGGGTACGAGGTAAACCTCATCCCCCAGACAAACTGGAATAAAGAGTGGGAAAGCAACTTCAGCCCTATGACTGTTGGTGACAAGGTACGCGTTCGTGCTACATTTCATGAGCCGGATCCGGCATTTGAGCATGAGATCATCATCGACCCGAAAATGGCTTTTGGTACGGGCCATCACGAAACTACTACCATGATGATGGCGCACCTGCTTAAAGCAGATCTTACCGACAAAACTGTGCTTGATATGGGTGCCGGCACTGCTATACTGGCAATATTAGCTGCCAAATTGGGTGCTAAGGAAATAACCGCGATAGATAATGATCCCGTTTGCTACGACAGCAGTATAGAAAACTCGCGCTTAAATGATATAGATAACATCATTTCAATTTGCGGATCTAAAGAGGCAATACCTGATAAACAGTTCGACGTTATTTTGGCAAATATTAACCGTAACATACTGGTAGACCAAATGCAACGTTACGCTAAAGTTTTAAAACACGGCGGCGAAATCTACTTCAGTGGTTTTTATGAAAGCCCCGACCTGGATATCATCAAATCTGAAGCCGCGAAATATAAAATGCATTACATAGCCCACAAGAAAATGAAAGATTGGGTGGCAGCAAAATTTGTAAAAACTAATTACAATCTGAACCCACAAGTGGATTTTAAGGATTTAACAACCCGCCAAAACCAGGCGAATTTCGATTTTAAATTAAAATTTCAGATTTTCTTTTAG